From the Papaver somniferum cultivar HN1 chromosome 2, ASM357369v1, whole genome shotgun sequence genome, the window TAGGAAAAACTCTACCACCGCAAGTCTGGCTAACAATAGGGCGATGTTCTTCCCTGCGCATTGTTTATTGTCGGGGATGGGATCAACTGTCTGACGATCGTTAAACCAATAACCATACTTGAGCATTTTTTCACCTTCTTCACCCATAAATCTAGTCCCTATAAACTCATTTGGATTCTCAAATACCTTAGGATCCCGAATAGCCAAAGGTAGATATCCAAATAGAACCTCACCTTTCTTGACCTGATAACTGGCATCGTGACTGCTTATTACCATATCTTCCTTGGCTCTCGCGTACTGATGCGGGGCAGACGGTTCCATCCTAAGAATTTCAAATACCACTGATTTGGTAAGTGGCATTTTCTCAAGTGCTGCCAGAGTTACAATTCCGCCTTCAGATTTAACAACTGCTCTAATTTCGTTAGCAAGATCTTTATGTAATTTCTCCCCTCCTAGATACAACCATTTCATCACAACACGAAAAAGGGGTCTCAAACCAGCGTAAGCATTGGCACCAGACATAAAAACAAGATTATGACAAGTTTcctcttttgataaaccaagctTCTTGGCTTCATCAAAAACCGGTGTAGATGAAGCGTAAACAACATCATAAATCTTTTGATAATCAGATTTCACAAGAAATGAGGGACATGGAAAGCTATGGAAGAGAGTATCTTCAACCCAGCTCAACCACTTGGGTAACCCCAGAGTCAATATCGAATGAAATTGTATAGTCAACCATTTTCTCATCATTGCCGGACCTTTGTTACCAAGATTTGTAGGGTCGATATCGAAGAAAACACGAAGAAGTAAATCGAAAGCCATGTCATCACTGTAAGTATTGAAATTAGCTTCGCCTTTTACGGCTACATCTGACTCGAGGTTATCAAAAAGAGCAGCGAAACATGTTTGAGATACCTGAATGGTTTTATGGTGTATAGATGCAAATAGGTCAAGataaagatttttaagttttccaTGTTTTTCATCTGAAGGATCCAAATAAGCACTGACTTTATACCCACCAGTGAAAGAAGTTGAGGGCACATAATTACCTATAAGAACGTCTTTCTTGTCGACTTTTGAGTGATCGAAAAGAATAGGAAAACTAACTGCATCAGCTAGAACAATGACTTCAGGGTCTGGAACATTGATAAACTCTGCCAAAAGAAGGTTCATTCGAAAAACAGTTGAATTGTATTCTTCCATATGAGACTTGATGAACTCGGCATGACCTTGGAAGTAGTTGTAATGGTAACGATCTGATATTGGACCAAGAACCGGGAGACCTAAATCTCCGGGGATCTCTTTTAACGGTAGTTCTGATGATCGATCATCCTTAAAagccattgttgttgtttagagTTGCCTGAGGTAGAAAATACTTCTGGCTGAATTAGCTAGCTAGAGATGAACACACTTGTGAGTCTTGTCTTCTTCTTAATGATCTATTTATAGATCGACTTAGTTATCAGGGATGGAGTATGGGAGCATGCCAAGTACCCCTCTTGTTGCATTAAAATTTGAAGTTTTAAACGTTTGGTTTACCCCATGGGGCGGCTTTGGAAGGGAGAACTCTTCTATGCTTGTAGGTCAACCTTTCCTCCTTTACATTTGTCAACCTTTAAATCTTAAACACACATGTTATAAATTAGGAACTATCCTTTATtttgttcataatttctcttgaTCCTATCGCTTATGGCCGTGTCGCATACTGTATATAAGAAGTACTTATCTAGCTGGGTGATGTGTTTTCAGGCAAACAAACAATAACTGAAACAAGAAATACAAAGAATGTGTTGAATTGGCTTTGAAACCTTCTTCTACTAGTGAGCCACCAACTGGACGTCCGGTCAAAGTTCCAACTTGAGAAACATCAAATTCAGTAGTGGCTGCCTTCAAATATAATTTGAAGGCCTTGTCCGCCCTTTGCCAAGTCAGGTCTAATTGCCcaacttttttcttttcattttttatcGTAAAAAGGATATCAATGAGCATTGCAACTTGAAATAGACCATCGTCATAAGAAAGTCCAAACCTGATGAAACATGAAACCGATATGGAGCACGTATTCATGTTTGATTTATTCAAGAAAAGGCTTGTCAGATCAGATCGAGAACACCAAACACTAGAATCTAGCAGGATTTTTGAAAGTCGTCTTCATTCTAAGCATTGAGCAGGTCAAGTCATAGAGCAACGTATATTTAATCTTGTCTTAATCTATAACCACTATTGATTTAACGTCATACATATTGATTAATCACGTACTAATATTGAAATGAGACAATGGTGTCATTGCTATGCATGTGTTTACGTACATATTTGATTGATAAGTGTCTCATAAATCAAACACTCTTACCTTACTTTTTAGGAAGTCCACTCTCTAGTCTCTACCTTCTTTTTACATACTAGACTATGGGCGGCAGGTCGAGCATTGAAATcattagtttttttgtttttgaagcattccttcttttcttttcttttttttttttttttaagcattccTTTTGCTTTCTTTCTGTATAGCTGATGTTGGTGttgcaaaaacaaaaacaaaaagaaaaataggaagaaaaactattcacttttttttcttttttttttgcctttttgttttgtgtatttttcttcACTGTGATTTTGCAGTCGAGATTTAGTCTCACTTTAAAGAGAAACTGAAATGAGAATTTGCAATGCCAGAGGACTTGATCACTATGTTGTTTTCTTGGAACATACATATGCCATCACAGCAACAGCCGCAGACTTGATGCATGATCTCTGTGGCCATAATTTGGAGTGTCTCGCTGGAACGAAATGTTGGTCTTGTGTTCAAATTTTTTGAATCTCCTAGT encodes:
- the LOC113354071 gene encoding allene oxide synthase 2, chloroplastic-like, which codes for MAFDLLLRVFFDIDPTNLGNKGPAMMRKWLTIQFHSILTLGLPKWLSWVEDTLFHSFPCPSFLVKSDYQKIYDVVYASSTPVFDEAKKLGLSKEETCHNLVFMSGANAYAGLRPLFRVVMKWLYLGGEKLHKDLANEIRAVVKSEGGIVTLAALEKMPLTKSVVFEILRMEPSAPHQYARAKEDMVISSHDASYQVKKGEVLFGYLPLAIRDPKVFENPNEFIGTRFMGEEGEKMLKYGYWFNDRQTVDPIPDNKQCAGKNIALLLARLAVVEFFLRYDTFTAEIGKNYTGSAVTVKTLIKATSSN